From a single Miscanthus floridulus cultivar M001 chromosome 8, ASM1932011v1, whole genome shotgun sequence genomic region:
- the LOC136477584 gene encoding sucrose transport protein SUT5-like isoform X1, whose product MLVSSAAAAMDGDGKEDANKQRLDWATMNLERGVVGGEKNGGNASRKPPIGIVRLFLACMVSGGIQYGWALQLSLLSPYSQTLGISHSYVSLTWICGPIAGFVVQPIVGYYSDRCTSKMGRRRPFILAGCIIICLSVIIIGFSADIGRRMGDTKEHCSTFTGSRWYAAAVYIVGFWFLDFANNTVQGPARAMMADLAGEHVFRCRFLYLNSITRTQRSAGLVMLMFVCSFTAAAGQHGPNVGQAIFSLWMALGSVLGYLAGANAKWHEWLPWLKTAACCDACANLKGAFLTAVILIILTMSVTLWLADEEVVDKDNVDASGGGACSAFVDLFKSLKNLPPAMFSVLAVTAVTWLSWFPFIQYNTDWMGREIFHGEPQGAGGKADLYDAGVREGAVGLLFCSIALGVTSFLIPKLCRKLTSRVVWSISNLMVFVLMTAMVVLGIVSMKGYRPSLAASLSAGPEHRFKSGALAIFALIGIPQAVLFSVPWAVVSEVAAEEGGGQGLTIGVLNIAIVLPQLVIALSAGPIDGAFNKGNTPALGIGGVFALICAVLALVLLPKTRGVSHAAIMAGGGH is encoded by the exons ATGCTTGTTTCGTCCGCCGCCGCAGCCATGGACGGTGACGGCAAGGAGGACGCCAACAAGCAGCGCCTCGACTGGGCCACCATGAACCTGGAGCGCGGCGTCGTCGGCGGCGAGAAGAATGGCGGCAATGCGAGCCGGAAGCCGCCGATAGGCATCGTCCGGCTCTTCTTGGCCTGCATGGTCTCCGGCGGCATCCAGTACGGCTGGGCGCTGCAGCTCTCCCTCCTCTCGCCCTACTCTCAG ACTCTTGGGATCTCGCACAGCTACGTGTCTCTGACATGGATCTGCGGGCCTATCGCCGGATTTGTG GTGCAACCCATCGTGGGCTACTACAGCGACCGGTGCACGTCGAAGATGGGCCGGAGGAGGCCCTTCATCCTCGCTGGATGCATCATCATCTGCCTCTCT GTGATTATTATCGGGTTCTCGGCGGACATCGGGCGGCGCATGGGTGACACCAAGGAGCACTGCAGCACGTTCACCGGCTCCCGCTGGTACGCCGCCGCCGTCTACATTGTCGGCTTCTGGTTCCTCGACTTTGCCAACAACACCGTCCAGGGACCGGCTCGCGCGATGATGGCCGACCTCGCCGGTGAGCATGTGTTTCGCTGCCGGTTTCTGTATTTGAACTCGATCACACGCACGCAGCGTAGCGCAGGATTAGTGATGCTAATGTTTGTTTGTTCATTTACTGCTGCAGCTGGACAGCACGGGCCCAACGTTGGCCAGGCCATCTTCTCCCTGTGGATGGCTCTCGGTAGCGTGCTCGGATACTTGGCCGGCGCCAACGCGAAATGGCACGA GTGGCTCCCTTGGCTCAAAACCGCGGCGTGCTGCGATGCCTGCGCCAACCTCAAGGGCGCCTTCTTGACTGCGGTG ATCCTCATTATACTCACCATGTCGGTCACCTTGTGGCTCGCCGACGAGGAAGTAGTCGACAAGGACAACGTCGACgcctccggcggcggcgcgtgcTCCGCGTTCGTCGATCTCTTCAAGAGCCTCAAGAACCTGCCCCCTGCCATGTTCAGCGTGCTCGCCGTCACGGCCGTCACCTGG CTCTCGTGGTTCCCGTTCATCCAGTACAACACGGACTGGATGGGGCGGGAGATCTTCCACGGCGAGCCGCAGGGCGCGGGCGGCAAGGCGGACCTGTACGACGCGGGCGTCCGCGAGGGCGCCgtgggcctcctcttctgctccATCGCGCTGGGCGTCACCTCCTTCCTCATCCCCAAGCTGTGCCGGAAGCTCACGTCCCGGGTCGTCTGGTCCATCAGCAACCTCATGGTGTTCGTCCTCATGACGGCCATGGTCGTCCTCGGCATCGTCTCCATGAAGGGCTACAGGCCCTCGCTCGCCGCCTCCCTCTCCGCCGGCCCCGAACATAGGTTCAAGAGCGGCGCACTCGCTATCTTCGCCCTCATCGGCATCCCTCAGGCC GTGCTGTTCAGTGTACCTTGGGCCGTTGTGTCTGAGGTTGCCGCTGAGGAGGGCGGTGGCCAAGGTCTCACCATTGGCGTCCTCAACATTGCCATCGTCCTTCCACAGCTGGTGATCGCGCTCAGCGCAGGCCCCATCGACGGCGCCTTCAACAAAGGGAACACCCCGGCCTTGGGCATCGGCGGCGTCTTCGCCCTCATTTGCGCGGTCCTGGCGCTCGTCCTTCTCCCAAAGACGAGAGGCGTGTCCCACGCCGCCATCATGGCCGGCGGCGGCCACTGA
- the LOC136477584 gene encoding sucrose transport protein SUT5-like isoform X2: MLVSSAAAAMDGDGKEDANKQRLDWATMNLERGVVGGEKNGGNASRKPPIGIVRLFLACMVSGGIQYGWALQLSLLSPYSQTLGISHSYVSLTWICGPIAGFVVQPIVGYYSDRCTSKMGRRRPFILAGCIIICLSVIIIGFSADIGRRMGDTKEHCSTFTGSRWYAAAVYIVGFWFLDFANNTVQGPARAMMADLAAGQHGPNVGQAIFSLWMALGSVLGYLAGANAKWHEWLPWLKTAACCDACANLKGAFLTAVILIILTMSVTLWLADEEVVDKDNVDASGGGACSAFVDLFKSLKNLPPAMFSVLAVTAVTWLSWFPFIQYNTDWMGREIFHGEPQGAGGKADLYDAGVREGAVGLLFCSIALGVTSFLIPKLCRKLTSRVVWSISNLMVFVLMTAMVVLGIVSMKGYRPSLAASLSAGPEHRFKSGALAIFALIGIPQAVLFSVPWAVVSEVAAEEGGGQGLTIGVLNIAIVLPQLVIALSAGPIDGAFNKGNTPALGIGGVFALICAVLALVLLPKTRGVSHAAIMAGGGH, from the exons ATGCTTGTTTCGTCCGCCGCCGCAGCCATGGACGGTGACGGCAAGGAGGACGCCAACAAGCAGCGCCTCGACTGGGCCACCATGAACCTGGAGCGCGGCGTCGTCGGCGGCGAGAAGAATGGCGGCAATGCGAGCCGGAAGCCGCCGATAGGCATCGTCCGGCTCTTCTTGGCCTGCATGGTCTCCGGCGGCATCCAGTACGGCTGGGCGCTGCAGCTCTCCCTCCTCTCGCCCTACTCTCAG ACTCTTGGGATCTCGCACAGCTACGTGTCTCTGACATGGATCTGCGGGCCTATCGCCGGATTTGTG GTGCAACCCATCGTGGGCTACTACAGCGACCGGTGCACGTCGAAGATGGGCCGGAGGAGGCCCTTCATCCTCGCTGGATGCATCATCATCTGCCTCTCT GTGATTATTATCGGGTTCTCGGCGGACATCGGGCGGCGCATGGGTGACACCAAGGAGCACTGCAGCACGTTCACCGGCTCCCGCTGGTACGCCGCCGCCGTCTACATTGTCGGCTTCTGGTTCCTCGACTTTGCCAACAACACCGTCCAGGGACCGGCTCGCGCGATGATGGCCGACCTCGCCG CTGGACAGCACGGGCCCAACGTTGGCCAGGCCATCTTCTCCCTGTGGATGGCTCTCGGTAGCGTGCTCGGATACTTGGCCGGCGCCAACGCGAAATGGCACGA GTGGCTCCCTTGGCTCAAAACCGCGGCGTGCTGCGATGCCTGCGCCAACCTCAAGGGCGCCTTCTTGACTGCGGTG ATCCTCATTATACTCACCATGTCGGTCACCTTGTGGCTCGCCGACGAGGAAGTAGTCGACAAGGACAACGTCGACgcctccggcggcggcgcgtgcTCCGCGTTCGTCGATCTCTTCAAGAGCCTCAAGAACCTGCCCCCTGCCATGTTCAGCGTGCTCGCCGTCACGGCCGTCACCTGG CTCTCGTGGTTCCCGTTCATCCAGTACAACACGGACTGGATGGGGCGGGAGATCTTCCACGGCGAGCCGCAGGGCGCGGGCGGCAAGGCGGACCTGTACGACGCGGGCGTCCGCGAGGGCGCCgtgggcctcctcttctgctccATCGCGCTGGGCGTCACCTCCTTCCTCATCCCCAAGCTGTGCCGGAAGCTCACGTCCCGGGTCGTCTGGTCCATCAGCAACCTCATGGTGTTCGTCCTCATGACGGCCATGGTCGTCCTCGGCATCGTCTCCATGAAGGGCTACAGGCCCTCGCTCGCCGCCTCCCTCTCCGCCGGCCCCGAACATAGGTTCAAGAGCGGCGCACTCGCTATCTTCGCCCTCATCGGCATCCCTCAGGCC GTGCTGTTCAGTGTACCTTGGGCCGTTGTGTCTGAGGTTGCCGCTGAGGAGGGCGGTGGCCAAGGTCTCACCATTGGCGTCCTCAACATTGCCATCGTCCTTCCACAGCTGGTGATCGCGCTCAGCGCAGGCCCCATCGACGGCGCCTTCAACAAAGGGAACACCCCGGCCTTGGGCATCGGCGGCGTCTTCGCCCTCATTTGCGCGGTCCTGGCGCTCGTCCTTCTCCCAAAGACGAGAGGCGTGTCCCACGCCGCCATCATGGCCGGCGGCGGCCACTGA